Genomic DNA from Carnobacterium divergens DSM 20623:
CTGATGGCACCGATATCGAATACGGTGATTCGTTCAGAAAGAAAACGTTAGAAAAAGAAGTCATTCAGTCTGTTTTAGACGGAACCATTTATCATGGGATTGCGAATTTTCCAAAGAGCATTTTTATTACAGGTTTTTTTGACAATGATTTACGAAATACTATTGGATTTCCGATAGAAAACAGCGAACAAACCAGCGCTGTTTTTATTCGATCAGACCCTACCAAGCAATTTGGTGAGTTGCGAATTTTCTTAGTGATGTTGCTTGTATTTAGTGTTTTAATTGGCTTTATTCTTATTTTTTTAAGTAGCTATTTTATTGTTTCTCCTATTAAAAGGTTAACAACTGTTACAAAAGAAATTACAGACGGCCAATCCGTTGAAATCCATCCCACTAAAAGAAAAGATGAAATTGGTCAATTAACCAATTCCTTTGCAACAATGACAACAGAATTGAATAAAGCCGAAAAGGCGCGACAAGAGTTCGTTGCCAATGTCTCCCATGAAATTCAGACTCCTTTGACTTCTATTCAAGGTTTTACTTCGATTTTAAAAGATGAGAAACTATCTTTAGAACAACGAGAAAATTATTTAACAATAATCGAAACGGAAACTTCACGACTTTCTAGCTTGACGAAACAACTTTTGACACTAGCTTATTTAGACAATGAAAATCAATTAATACAAAAGCAGTCAGTTGCCATTCATCAACAAATCAAACATTATTTAAAACTCATGCAATGGAAGTGGCAAGAAAAGGATCTTTACATCGTAACAGAATTGCCCCCTACCTTCGTATTAGGAAATGAGAATTTTTTATATCAAATCTGGCAAAATTTAATAACAAATGCCATTCGTTATGCTCCACAAGGCGGCGAAATCACTATTACACTTTCAGATGAAGCTGATCAAACACTTCTAACTATCTACAATAATGGACCAGGAATTGATCCAGAAAAGTTACCTTATTTATTTGACCGTTTTTACCGCGTAGATGAAAATCGCAGCAATGCTGATGGTGGTAGTGGTCTGGGGTTAGCTATTACAAAAAAAATCATTCAGTTGCATGGTGGTACCATTTCAGTTTCTAGTTCCGAAAAAACTGGAACAACCTTTACGATTACTTTTCCAAAATAATAATAGGAGGTAGAATCAGAATAGATTCTACCTCCTA
This window encodes:
- a CDS encoding sensor histidine kinase gives rise to the protein MKTLYQRIVAITFLVMIVSIGVAFLISNVYYQYHLKPINDQKLTYVAKDIQQFYNENPTLNQESYFNHISQLGYEIYQVKPDGTDIEYGDSFRKKTLEKEVIQSVLDGTIYHGIANFPKSIFITGFFDNDLRNTIGFPIENSEQTSAVFIRSDPTKQFGELRIFLVMLLVFSVLIGFILIFLSSYFIVSPIKRLTTVTKEITDGQSVEIHPTKRKDEIGQLTNSFATMTTELNKAEKARQEFVANVSHEIQTPLTSIQGFTSILKDEKLSLEQRENYLTIIETETSRLSSLTKQLLTLAYLDNENQLIQKQSVAIHQQIKHYLKLMQWKWQEKDLYIVTELPPTFVLGNENFLYQIWQNLITNAIRYAPQGGEITITLSDEADQTLLTIYNNGPGIDPEKLPYLFDRFYRVDENRSNADGGSGLGLAITKKIIQLHGGTISVSSSEKTGTTFTITFPK